One Sagittula stellata E-37 genomic window carries:
- a CDS encoding Bug family tripartite tricarboxylate transporter substrate binding protein, which yields MKTKLITAGLLTALQAGIALPAAAQEFPCSTLRWVVPYSAGGGLDWATRLLTDGVSENLGGVSIVVDNRPGATGAVGGKEVVKADADGCTIMGITNSMVVNQAIKGPEAVGFDLTTDFDPVVALATTPYFITANADLGVTNLPELIEKAKETPNEIPYSTSGNTSLQALTYGLLKTQAGIEMIEIPYKGGGEMFADFLSGRVPLFLAYPYEVADYVEEGKVNYLAVTSAERHPLLPDVPTVAETLEGYEVTQTYGVVVPAGAPEDVVAMIHDAIVATLTTEDIADKLQSETSFVVEAGSSEEYGEMISNNVNKFQSVAKGLGLID from the coding sequence ATGAAAACCAAACTCATCACGGCCGGTCTGCTGACCGCACTTCAGGCGGGCATCGCCCTGCCCGCCGCAGCGCAGGAATTCCCCTGCTCGACCCTGCGCTGGGTCGTGCCATACTCCGCCGGCGGCGGCCTCGACTGGGCCACCCGCCTGCTGACCGATGGCGTCTCTGAAAACCTTGGCGGCGTTTCGATCGTGGTCGACAACCGCCCTGGTGCAACCGGCGCCGTCGGTGGCAAGGAGGTCGTCAAGGCCGACGCGGATGGCTGCACGATCATGGGGATCACCAACTCGATGGTGGTCAACCAGGCGATCAAGGGCCCGGAGGCTGTCGGCTTCGACCTGACGACCGACTTTGATCCGGTCGTCGCGCTGGCCACCACACCCTACTTCATCACCGCGAACGCCGATCTTGGCGTGACAAACCTGCCGGAGCTGATCGAGAAGGCCAAGGAAACGCCGAACGAGATTCCCTACTCGACGTCCGGAAACACCTCGCTTCAGGCGCTGACCTACGGTCTGCTCAAGACCCAAGCCGGCATCGAGATGATCGAGATCCCCTACAAAGGGGGCGGCGAGATGTTCGCGGACTTCCTGTCCGGTCGCGTGCCGCTGTTCCTCGCCTATCCCTACGAGGTCGCCGACTACGTTGAGGAAGGCAAGGTCAACTATCTCGCCGTGACCTCGGCCGAACGGCACCCGCTGCTGCCCGACGTACCGACCGTGGCCGAAACCCTCGAAGGCTACGAGGTCACGCAGACCTACGGCGTCGTCGTTCCCGCCGGAGCACCCGAAGACGTTGTGGCCATGATCCACGACGCCATCGTAGCCACCCTCACGACCGAGGACATCGCGGACAAACTGCAGTCCGAAACGTCCTTCGTGGTCGAGGCGGGAAGCTCCGAGGAATATGGCGAGATGATCTCCAACAACGTGAACAAGTTTCAATCGGTGGCCAAGGGCCTTGGCCTGATCGACTGA